From the Amycolatopsis thermoflava N1165 genome, one window contains:
- a CDS encoding hydantoinase B/oxoprolinase family protein has protein sequence MTVSLKDLDDAQFAERYGADRFTATVLSSRMRYIVQHMCTGLLNNAFSLILRDWYDFAATISGPPEQNYPMSSVSNSLAMFLGTMSEAVRNTIEEYGPENLRPGDVVICNDPYRAGNHVNDICFIRPVFADGRIISFVTLRAHQLDMGGVVPAGFSGTKRNVYENGLVIAPTLLYRDDKPVKSAFNLIFDNARYCALLLPDIKTIYANLLLGEQLIQESVARYGVEAYLGAIRYSTDVSAEAMSTALAELPDGVYEAEEGIDCDGIDDSVEYRIKVRITKAGHRMELDFSGTSPQARTSINAGILDTKTAVGVALKFLIDPATPFTSGAYRDIDIVLPAGTFISATPPDGAVFLYWESTGPVLLAVFRALEKALGRKAVGGDYGSLNIHNANGVLEDGTPWVTTAQCGGEHGPWGATEAGDADSYSVVYQANNLDPATEAIESELPAVVLRKEYVPDSSGAGTNRGGAAVLKDTLYLTAAEHWSSPLHTKSPSGLGVYGGKSGALGATWLFHAEDRDVVRTRELLGTSDEVYARATPVAGMLDPETKCVDPDGEYFYFASTPVWHTKPHAVFRYLTNGGGGWGNPLDRDPERVKRDVRDEYVTVEGAYRDYGVVITGDPRTDPEGLRVDEEATRRRRAELAAQ, from the coding sequence GTGACCGTTTCACTCAAGGACCTCGACGATGCGCAGTTCGCCGAGCGGTATGGCGCCGACCGGTTCACCGCGACGGTGCTGTCCAGCCGGATGCGCTACATCGTGCAGCACATGTGCACCGGGTTGCTCAACAACGCGTTCTCGCTGATCCTGCGCGACTGGTACGACTTCGCGGCCACCATCTCCGGACCGCCGGAGCAGAACTACCCGATGTCGTCGGTGAGCAACAGCCTCGCGATGTTCCTCGGCACCATGTCCGAGGCGGTCCGCAACACCATCGAAGAGTACGGGCCGGAGAACTTGCGTCCCGGCGACGTGGTGATCTGCAACGACCCGTACCGCGCGGGCAACCACGTCAACGACATCTGCTTCATCCGGCCGGTGTTCGCGGACGGCCGCATCATTTCCTTCGTCACGCTGCGCGCCCACCAGCTGGACATGGGCGGCGTCGTGCCCGCCGGGTTCAGCGGCACCAAGCGCAACGTCTACGAGAACGGCCTGGTCATCGCACCGACCCTGCTCTACCGGGACGACAAGCCGGTCAAGTCCGCGTTCAACCTGATCTTCGACAACGCTCGCTACTGCGCGCTGCTGCTGCCCGACATCAAGACCATCTACGCGAACCTGTTGCTGGGCGAGCAGCTGATCCAGGAAAGCGTCGCACGCTACGGGGTCGAGGCCTACCTCGGGGCTATCCGGTACAGCACCGACGTCTCCGCCGAGGCGATGAGCACCGCGCTGGCCGAGCTGCCCGACGGCGTGTACGAGGCCGAGGAGGGCATCGACTGCGACGGCATCGACGACTCGGTCGAATACCGGATCAAGGTCAGGATCACCAAGGCCGGGCACCGCATGGAGCTGGACTTCAGCGGAACCTCGCCGCAGGCGCGCACCAGCATCAACGCGGGAATCCTGGACACCAAGACCGCCGTCGGTGTCGCACTGAAATTCCTGATCGACCCGGCGACACCGTTCACCTCCGGTGCCTACCGGGACATCGACATCGTGCTGCCCGCCGGGACGTTCATCAGTGCCACCCCACCGGACGGCGCGGTGTTCCTGTACTGGGAGAGCACCGGACCGGTCCTGCTGGCGGTGTTCCGCGCGCTGGAGAAGGCACTGGGCCGCAAGGCCGTCGGCGGTGATTACGGCTCGCTCAACATCCACAACGCCAACGGTGTGCTCGAGGACGGGACGCCGTGGGTGACCACCGCGCAGTGCGGTGGCGAGCACGGCCCGTGGGGCGCCACCGAGGCCGGCGACGCGGACAGCTACTCCGTGGTCTACCAGGCCAACAACCTCGATCCGGCGACCGAGGCGATCGAGTCCGAGCTGCCCGCGGTGGTGCTGCGCAAGGAGTACGTCCCGGACAGCTCCGGTGCGGGCACCAACCGCGGTGGCGCCGCAGTCCTCAAGGACACCCTGTACCTGACCGCGGCCGAGCACTGGTCCAGCCCGCTGCACACCAAGAGCCCCAGCGGTCTCGGGGTGTACGGCGGCAAGAGCGGCGCGCTCGGTGCGACGTGGCTGTTCCACGCCGAGGACCGCGACGTCGTGCGCACCAGGGAACTGCTCGGGACTTCCGACGAGGTGTACGCACGTGCCACCCCGGTGGCCGGGATGCTCGACCCGGAGACCAAGTGCGTCGACCCGGACGGGGAGTACTTCTACTTCGCCAGCACCCCCGTGTGGCACACCAAGCCGCACGCGGTGTTCCGCTACCTCACCAATGGCGGTGGCGGCTGGGGCAACCCGCTCGACCGCGACCCGGAACGGGTCAAGCGGGACGTGCGTGACGAGTACGTGACAGTCGAGGGCGCCTACCGCGACTACGGCGTCGTCATCACCGGCGATCCGCGCACCGATCCGGAGGGGCTGCGCGTCGACGAAGAAGCCACCCGCCGCCGCCGCGCCGAACTGGCCGCTCAGTGA
- a CDS encoding TetR/AcrR family transcriptional regulator has translation MPRPPGHGPGYEIKRQEIIDQAARLFAKQGYAATGIAEIGQVAGLAKGALYYYIGSKENLLVEIQNRVLNPLLAAARRIAALDEDPVLRLRLLSQTLLELILARLDHIWVYEHDYRHLRGANRTRLLHQRQEFEKIVRDLLVEAMETGAFRKMDARLAMLQFLNMHNHTYQWAKPGGKWDAEFLSREYCATLISGFRSPSYDAGDLEERVRRFREHEQG, from the coding sequence ATGCCAAGACCACCAGGGCACGGGCCGGGTTACGAGATCAAGCGGCAGGAGATCATCGACCAGGCGGCGCGGCTGTTCGCCAAGCAGGGTTACGCGGCCACCGGGATCGCCGAGATCGGGCAGGTCGCCGGCCTTGCGAAGGGTGCGCTGTACTACTACATCGGGTCCAAGGAGAACCTTCTCGTCGAGATCCAGAACCGCGTCCTGAACCCGTTGCTGGCGGCTGCCCGGCGGATCGCGGCCCTGGACGAGGATCCGGTCCTGCGCCTGCGACTGCTGTCCCAGACCCTGCTGGAGCTCATCCTGGCTCGGCTCGACCACATCTGGGTCTACGAACACGACTACCGGCACCTGCGCGGTGCGAACCGAACGCGGCTGCTCCACCAGCGGCAGGAGTTCGAGAAGATCGTGCGGGACCTGCTCGTGGAGGCGATGGAGACGGGCGCGTTCCGCAAGATGGACGCGCGCCTGGCGATGCTGCAGTTCCTCAACATGCACAACCACACCTACCAGTGGGCCAAGCCCGGCGGTAAGTGGGATGCGGAGTTCCTGTCCCGGGAGTACTGCGCCACGCTGATCTCCGGCTTCCGCAGCCCGTCCTACGACGCCGGCGACCTCGAGGAGCGGGTGCGGCGGTTCCGGGAGCACGAGCAGGGATGA
- a CDS encoding SDR family NAD(P)-dependent oxidoreductase, with amino-acid sequence MTGVLAAGGAAGMHGRQAVVTGAARGIGAHIARELAAAGAEVTVLDVNDPARTVATIRAEGGTATGHTVDVTDLAGVRAILSGLPALDALVTSAAVYGDTVSVDDLDESEVDHVLGVNVKGTLWTIKAALPLLRRHGGRVVCIGSVAGKVGGVLAGPHYVASKGAVHAMVKWLAKTEAAHGITANGVAPGVVDTEMVAGRGYRPDYCPLGRLAQPEEIARVAAFLASPAASYMTGAVVDVNGGYAMG; translated from the coding sequence GTGACCGGTGTTCTCGCCGCGGGCGGCGCCGCCGGGATGCACGGCCGTCAGGCCGTCGTGACCGGCGCCGCCCGCGGCATCGGCGCGCACATCGCTCGCGAGCTGGCGGCCGCGGGCGCCGAGGTGACAGTGCTCGACGTCAACGACCCCGCCCGCACCGTCGCCACCATCAGGGCCGAGGGCGGGACCGCCACCGGGCACACGGTGGACGTCACCGACCTGGCCGGGGTGCGCGCGATCCTGTCCGGGTTGCCCGCACTCGACGCGCTGGTCACCTCGGCGGCGGTGTACGGCGACACGGTGTCCGTCGACGACCTTGACGAGTCCGAAGTGGACCACGTGCTGGGCGTCAACGTGAAGGGCACCCTGTGGACCATCAAGGCGGCGTTGCCGCTCCTGCGACGGCACGGTGGCCGCGTGGTCTGCATCGGCTCCGTCGCGGGCAAGGTCGGCGGTGTGCTCGCCGGGCCGCACTATGTGGCAAGCAAGGGCGCCGTGCACGCGATGGTCAAGTGGCTCGCCAAGACCGAAGCGGCGCACGGGATCACCGCCAACGGCGTGGCTCCCGGAGTGGTGGACACCGAAATGGTCGCCGGTCGCGGCTACCGGCCGGATTACTGCCCGCTGGGCAGGCTCGCCCAGCCGGAGGAGATCGCGCGGGTGGCGGCGTTCCTCGCCTCCCCCGCGGCCAGCTACATGACCGGCGCCGTGGTCGACGTCAACGGCGGATACGCGATGGGTTGA
- a CDS encoding carboxymuconolactone decarboxylase family protein has product MTSIELNESQRELRERFVSERGYWNPFWEGLLSLDPEFFEAYLTFSSVPWRKGVLEPKVRELIYTAIDASTTHLYEPGLRQHIRNALGYGATKEEIMEVLELTSVLGIHTCTLGVPVLMEELEAHERRNGAGS; this is encoded by the coding sequence ATGACATCGATCGAGCTCAACGAGAGCCAACGGGAGCTGCGTGAGCGGTTCGTGTCCGAACGGGGCTACTGGAACCCCTTCTGGGAGGGGCTGCTCAGCCTGGACCCCGAGTTCTTCGAGGCCTACCTGACCTTCTCGTCGGTGCCGTGGCGCAAGGGTGTCCTCGAGCCGAAGGTGCGGGAGCTGATCTACACCGCCATCGACGCTTCCACCACGCACCTCTACGAGCCCGGTCTGCGCCAGCACATCCGCAACGCGCTGGGCTACGGGGCGACCAAGGAGGAGATCATGGAGGTCCTGGAGCTGACCAGCGTCCTGGGCATCCACACCTGCACTCTCGGCGTGCCGGTGCTGATGGAGGAACTGGAAGCCCACGAGCGCCGCAACGGCGCCGGCTCGTGA
- a CDS encoding hydantoinase/oxoprolinase family protein, which yields MIGVDVGGTFTDVVAIEDGKIKTVKVATDVRTTERGVLKGAEEIGVEAAEVFNHASTHGLNAVITRRLPKIAFLTTEGHRDILDVGRTWRPVEGLMNPAWRRSYGDANRPLVPRYLRRGIRERLTADGGVLIPLDEDQTRAELAVLRRCGVEGVAICLINAYVNDHHEERLRQLVQEELGDIPVSISSEVSPLAKEFARASTTVVDVFMRLIYGEYTRRLDAGLRDLKFTGDLNFADCAAQLVRSDVAMEHPFRIVFAGPAAGTVSSAHFGSLIGARNLLCADVGGTSCDISMVTDGTPFVNTTFELEHDLIVNALSNEISSIGAGGGSLVTINAAGELKVGPGSAGADPGPACYGIGGTQPATTDTCLLMGIIDPDGFAGGRMKLDPELSRQAFEALDTKLSFEQRVSYAFNIGINNIAEGVTNIAIQHGVDPRDYSLVAYGAAGPMLLPAVLDLVHAAEVIVPPHPGLFSALGLVSTDLVYADSRSAYTLLTAEAAESIDKVYRSMEQRLSERLKDADRGKVTFVRSFDGRLAGQTWETPFIAVPNGEITAEGVEQMVANFHEAYAERSGNKFEALPVQGVTYRVQAVVNADKVEYPVLPERPAGERPEPTRTLTIRYLTDEDLPAHEYQRADLRAGDQIPGPAVIREPLSTTFLVPGQTAHVGSHGELRIRKA from the coding sequence ATGATCGGAGTCGATGTCGGCGGGACGTTCACGGACGTCGTGGCCATCGAGGACGGCAAGATCAAGACCGTCAAAGTCGCCACGGACGTGCGCACCACCGAGCGGGGCGTGCTCAAGGGAGCCGAAGAGATCGGCGTCGAGGCGGCCGAGGTCTTCAACCACGCCAGCACCCACGGCCTCAACGCCGTGATCACCCGCCGGCTGCCCAAGATCGCGTTCCTCACCACCGAGGGTCACCGCGACATCCTCGACGTCGGGCGCACCTGGCGACCCGTCGAGGGCCTGATGAACCCGGCGTGGCGCCGTTCCTACGGCGACGCCAACCGCCCGCTGGTGCCCCGTTATCTTCGCCGCGGTATCCGCGAGCGGCTCACCGCCGACGGTGGTGTGCTGATCCCGCTCGACGAGGACCAGACCCGCGCCGAACTCGCGGTGCTGCGCCGCTGCGGCGTCGAGGGCGTGGCGATCTGCCTGATCAACGCCTACGTCAACGACCACCACGAGGAGCGCCTGCGCCAGCTGGTGCAGGAGGAACTGGGCGACATCCCGGTGTCGATCTCCAGCGAGGTCTCCCCGCTGGCCAAGGAGTTCGCCCGCGCCTCCACGACCGTCGTCGACGTGTTCATGCGCCTGATCTACGGCGAATACACCCGTCGCCTCGACGCCGGACTGCGCGACTTGAAGTTCACCGGCGATCTGAACTTCGCCGACTGCGCCGCCCAGCTGGTTCGCTCCGACGTCGCGATGGAGCACCCGTTCCGGATCGTGTTCGCCGGCCCGGCCGCGGGCACCGTCTCCAGTGCACACTTCGGCAGCCTGATCGGCGCCCGGAACCTGCTGTGCGCGGACGTGGGCGGAACCTCGTGCGACATCAGCATGGTCACCGACGGCACGCCGTTCGTGAACACCACCTTCGAACTGGAACACGACCTCATCGTCAACGCGTTGTCCAACGAGATCTCCAGCATCGGCGCCGGCGGCGGCAGCCTTGTCACGATCAACGCGGCGGGCGAGCTGAAGGTCGGGCCGGGCAGCGCGGGCGCGGATCCCGGACCGGCGTGCTACGGCATCGGCGGCACGCAACCCGCGACCACCGACACCTGTCTGCTCATGGGGATCATCGACCCGGACGGTTTCGCGGGCGGCCGGATGAAACTCGACCCGGAGCTGTCCCGGCAGGCCTTCGAGGCACTGGACACCAAGCTGTCGTTCGAACAGCGCGTGTCCTACGCGTTCAACATCGGGATCAACAACATCGCCGAAGGCGTCACCAACATCGCGATCCAGCACGGCGTCGATCCCCGCGACTACAGCCTGGTCGCCTACGGTGCCGCGGGTCCGATGCTGCTTCCCGCGGTGCTCGACCTGGTGCACGCGGCCGAGGTCATCGTGCCGCCGCACCCCGGCCTGTTCTCCGCGCTGGGCCTCGTCAGCACCGACCTGGTCTACGCCGACAGCCGCAGCGCCTACACCCTGCTCACCGCGGAAGCCGCCGAGTCGATCGACAAGGTCTACCGCTCCATGGAACAGCGGCTCTCGGAGCGGCTGAAGGACGCCGACCGCGGCAAGGTCACCTTCGTCCGCAGCTTCGACGGACGGCTGGCCGGCCAGACCTGGGAGACGCCGTTCATCGCGGTGCCCAACGGCGAGATCACCGCCGAGGGCGTCGAGCAGATGGTGGCCAACTTCCACGAGGCCTACGCCGAGCGCAGCGGCAACAAGTTCGAGGCGCTGCCGGTGCAGGGCGTGACCTACCGGGTGCAGGCCGTGGTGAACGCCGACAAGGTCGAGTACCCGGTGCTGCCGGAGCGGCCCGCGGGCGAGCGCCCCGAGCCGACCCGGACCCTGACCATCCGCTACCTCACCGACGAAGACCTCCCCGCACACGAGTACCAGCGGGCCGATCTGCGCGCCGGCGACCAGATCCCCGGCCCCGCCGTGATCAGGGAACCGCTGTCCACCACGTTCCTCGTACCCGGCCAGACCGCCCACGTCGGCTCCCACGGTGAGCTGCGAATTCGCAAGGCGTGA